The Streptomyces spororaveus genome includes a region encoding these proteins:
- the tesB gene encoding acyl-CoA thioesterase II, with translation MNDALTTLLDLLDLEQIEENIFRGTSRPSLVPRVFGGQVAAQALVAAGRTVPADRTAHSLHSYFLRTGDTSAPIVYSVDRIRDGRSFTTRRVVAVQHGQPIFHLSASFQKYEDGLDHQVAMPSAPDPESLPTAAESLPAYREIFRDPGTVERLIETREAVDLRYATTPPWGSVGEPVEPRSQVWFRTAGKLDSDDPLLHTCLATYVSDMTLLDSVLLAHGRGGWAVGDVVGASLDHAMWFHRPFRADEWLLYDQESPSAAAGRGLGQARIWTQDGRLAVTVIQEGVVRVPRA, from the coding sequence ATGAACGACGCACTGACGACGCTCCTCGATCTGCTCGACCTCGAGCAGATCGAGGAGAACATCTTCCGCGGTACCAGCCGGCCTTCGCTGGTACCGCGCGTCTTCGGCGGCCAGGTCGCGGCCCAGGCCCTGGTCGCGGCCGGCCGGACCGTCCCCGCGGACCGCACCGCGCACTCGCTGCACTCCTACTTCCTGCGCACCGGGGACACCTCCGCGCCCATCGTCTACTCGGTGGACCGGATCCGCGACGGGCGCTCCTTCACCACGCGCCGGGTCGTCGCCGTCCAGCACGGCCAGCCGATCTTCCACCTCTCCGCGTCCTTCCAGAAGTACGAGGACGGCCTCGACCACCAGGTCGCCATGCCGTCCGCCCCGGACCCGGAGTCCCTGCCCACCGCGGCCGAGTCGCTGCCCGCGTACCGCGAGATCTTCCGCGACCCCGGCACGGTGGAGCGGCTGATCGAGACCCGCGAGGCGGTGGACCTGCGCTACGCCACGACCCCGCCCTGGGGCAGCGTCGGCGAGCCGGTGGAGCCGCGCTCGCAGGTGTGGTTCCGTACGGCCGGCAAGCTCGACAGCGACGATCCGCTGCTGCACACCTGCCTGGCCACCTACGTCTCCGACATGACCCTGCTCGACTCGGTGCTGCTCGCGCACGGCCGGGGCGGCTGGGCGGTGGGCGACGTGGTCGGCGCCTCGCTGGACCACGCGATGTGGTTCCACCGGCCGTTCCGCGCGGACGAGTGGCTGCTGTACGACCAGGAGTCGCCCTCGGCGGCCGCGGGCCGGGGCCTGGGCCAGGCCCGCATCTGGACGCAGGACGGCCGGCTGGCCGTGACGGTCATCCAGGAGGGTGTCGTACGCGTCCCGCGTGCGTGA
- a CDS encoding DUF4253 domain-containing protein has protein sequence MSKSSKARSPLSVLADDPQGRSLGLELPSGVLVDAPGRRRWGKASEPLLWVSDEAVGVGALAAHRSPALAAAGLQAVLFQDRRGLERWWQEREFRPERMSDPDDHHVEPVLREFWSAVVPDPEEGAEGEELIAPFGRDWPGLAEGGPQAPDDPDAVACGLADELIASGALPSPRLALVPAGRGADVPTVMGWGGPANHENDTALISTVLRSWEDRFGARVVALGFDELHVSVAAPPRTTAHALPVAAEHFAFSPDNIWQGSGSIRAYADEAVTGSNHWGFWWD, from the coding sequence ATGTCGAAGTCTTCGAAGGCGCGCAGCCCGTTGTCCGTGCTGGCCGACGATCCTCAAGGGCGGTCTCTGGGGCTGGAGTTGCCCTCGGGGGTGCTCGTGGATGCGCCCGGACGGCGGCGGTGGGGCAAGGCGTCCGAGCCGTTGTTGTGGGTGTCCGACGAGGCCGTGGGGGTCGGGGCGCTCGCCGCTCACCGGAGTCCGGCGCTCGCCGCCGCCGGGCTGCAGGCCGTGCTGTTCCAGGACCGGCGGGGGCTCGAACGGTGGTGGCAGGAGCGGGAGTTCCGGCCGGAGCGGATGTCCGACCCCGACGACCACCACGTCGAGCCGGTGCTGCGGGAGTTCTGGAGCGCGGTGGTGCCCGACCCCGAGGAGGGTGCGGAGGGGGAGGAGCTCATCGCTCCCTTCGGCCGGGACTGGCCCGGGCTCGCGGAGGGCGGGCCGCAGGCCCCGGACGATCCGGACGCCGTGGCCTGTGGGCTCGCGGACGAGCTGATAGCGAGCGGCGCCCTGCCGAGTCCCCGGCTCGCCCTGGTCCCTGCGGGCCGCGGGGCCGACGTACCGACCGTGATGGGCTGGGGCGGGCCGGCCAACCACGAGAACGACACCGCCCTCATCAGCACCGTCCTGCGCTCCTGGGAGGACCGCTTCGGGGCCCGCGTCGTCGCCCTCGGCTTCGACGAGCTCCATGTGTCCGTGGCGGCCCCGCCGCGTACGACCGCCCACGCGCTCCCCGTCGCCGCGGAGCACTTCGCCTTCTCGCCCGACAACATCTGGCAGGGCTCCGGCAGCATCCGCGCCTACGCCGACGAGGCGGTCACCGGCAGCAACCACTGGGGGTTCTGGTGGGACTGA
- a CDS encoding thiamine pyrophosphate-binding protein — protein MTHDHDLVLRPTEAQKAAALAPPPGRTGGDLVVETLRSLGANTVFGLPGQHALALFDAVGRSDLRLVGLRTENNAGFAADAYGRITGEAVPLLLSTGPGALMALPALAEAAAASAPVLAISSQVPVAGLGGGRRGHLHELRDQSASFRDVVKSVHTVRTPSQIPSVIAEAWESALSAPHGPVFVEIPEDVLRAETVIPQVTGVDATPHELAPRPELTALAAHWLENATRPVIIAGGGVVRSDAAGKLKQLAERLNAPVVTTFGGKGAFPWTHPLSLQSWLEDRHMTDFLEDADVLLVVGSGLGELSSNYHTFFPTGRVVQIEADLGKLESNHAGLGIHADARLALQALLETVAEREDAGAPERVRAVLADIAARLATQDVALEQELLGSIRAALPARSPSFWDMTILSYWAWSAFDPKHPNTMHSAQGAGGLGYAFPAALGACVAEPDTPVLAVSGDGGAMYSVADLATAKQHDLDVTWLIVDDGGYGILREYGCGTGTELAGPDFVALALSFGVPASTTTPESLTADLRKALATPGPSVLVLAATLKMFAPTHV, from the coding sequence GTGACGCACGACCACGACCTGGTACTCCGTCCCACCGAAGCCCAGAAGGCGGCCGCGCTCGCGCCGCCGCCGGGGCGGACGGGCGGGGACCTGGTCGTGGAAACGCTGCGCTCGCTCGGCGCGAACACCGTTTTCGGCCTGCCCGGCCAGCACGCGCTCGCCCTCTTCGACGCGGTCGGCCGCTCCGACCTGCGCCTCGTGGGGCTGCGTACGGAGAACAACGCGGGCTTCGCGGCCGACGCGTACGGCCGGATCACGGGCGAGGCGGTGCCCCTGCTGCTCTCCACCGGCCCCGGCGCGCTGATGGCGCTGCCCGCCCTGGCGGAGGCGGCGGCCGCCTCCGCCCCGGTCCTCGCGATCTCCTCCCAGGTGCCGGTGGCGGGCCTGGGCGGCGGGCGGCGCGGGCACCTGCACGAGCTGCGGGACCAGTCGGCGTCCTTCCGGGACGTGGTGAAGTCCGTCCACACGGTCCGCACCCCCTCCCAGATCCCCTCGGTGATCGCCGAGGCCTGGGAGTCGGCCCTGAGCGCCCCGCACGGCCCGGTGTTCGTCGAGATCCCCGAGGACGTACTGCGGGCCGAGACCGTCATTCCGCAGGTCACGGGCGTGGACGCGACCCCGCACGAGCTCGCGCCGCGGCCCGAGCTGACGGCCCTGGCCGCCCACTGGCTGGAGAACGCCACCCGCCCGGTGATCATCGCGGGCGGCGGTGTCGTCCGCTCCGACGCGGCGGGCAAGCTCAAGCAGCTCGCGGAGCGCCTGAACGCGCCCGTCGTCACCACCTTCGGCGGCAAGGGCGCCTTCCCGTGGACCCATCCGCTCTCCCTCCAGTCCTGGCTGGAGGACCGGCACATGACGGACTTCCTGGAGGACGCGGACGTCCTTCTGGTGGTCGGCTCGGGCCTCGGTGAGCTCTCGTCGAACTACCACACGTTCTTCCCGACGGGCCGGGTCGTCCAGATCGAGGCGGACCTCGGGAAGCTGGAGTCGAACCACGCCGGCCTGGGCATCCACGCGGACGCCCGCCTGGCGCTGCAGGCCCTGCTGGAGACGGTGGCCGAGCGCGAGGACGCCGGCGCCCCCGAACGCGTCCGCGCCGTGCTGGCGGACATCGCGGCCCGCCTCGCCACCCAGGACGTGGCCCTGGAACAGGAACTGCTCGGCTCGATCCGGGCGGCTCTCCCCGCCCGTTCCCCGTCCTTCTGGGACATGACGATCCTGTCCTACTGGGCCTGGTCCGCCTTCGACCCCAAGCACCCCAACACCATGCACTCGGCCCAGGGTGCGGGCGGCCTCGGCTACGCCTTCCCGGCGGCGCTCGGCGCGTGCGTGGCGGAACCGGACACCCCGGTGCTGGCGGTGTCCGGCGACGGCGGCGCGATGTACTCGGTCGCGGACCTGGCCACGGCGAAGCAGCACGACCTCGACGTCACCTGGCTGATCGTGGACGACGGCGGCTACGGCATCCTGCGCGAGTACGGCTGCGGGACGGGCACCGAGCTGGCCGGCCCCGACTTCGTGGCCCTGGCCCTGTCCTTCGGCGTCCCGGCCTCGACCACCACCCCGGAGTCCCTGACCGCCGACCTGAGAAAGGCACTGGCGACCCCGGGCCCCTCGGTCCTGGTCCTTGCGGCGACCCTGAAGATGTTCGCGCCGACGCACGTCTGA
- the speB gene encoding agmatinase, translating into MSTQPRGPVDSSRIPRYAGPATFARLPRLDEVGSADVAVVGVPFDSGVSYRPGARFGGNAIREASRLLRPYNPAQDASPFALAQVADAGDIAVNPFNINEAVETVEAAADELLSSGSRLMTLGGDHTIALPLLRSVAKKHGPVALLHFDAHLDTWDTYFGAEYTHGTPFRRAVEEGILDTEALSHVGTRGPLYGKQDLDDDAKMGFGIVTSADVYRRGADEVADQLRQRIGDRPLYISIDIDVLDPAHAPGTGTPEAGGMTSRELLEIIRGLSSCNLVSADVVEVAPAYDHAEITSVAASHTAYELTTIMSRQIAQAKGK; encoded by the coding sequence ATGAGCACGCAGCCGCGCGGCCCCGTCGACTCCTCCCGTATCCCGCGCTACGCGGGCCCGGCGACCTTCGCCCGTCTGCCCCGCCTCGACGAGGTCGGCTCCGCCGACGTCGCCGTCGTCGGCGTGCCCTTCGACTCCGGCGTGTCCTACCGCCCCGGCGCCCGCTTCGGCGGCAACGCCATCCGCGAGGCCTCCCGCCTGCTGCGCCCGTACAACCCGGCCCAGGACGCCTCCCCGTTCGCGCTCGCGCAGGTCGCCGACGCCGGTGACATCGCCGTGAACCCCTTCAACATCAACGAGGCCGTCGAGACGGTCGAGGCCGCCGCCGACGAGCTGCTCTCCTCCGGCTCCCGCCTGATGACCCTGGGCGGCGACCACACCATCGCCCTCCCGCTGCTCCGCTCCGTCGCGAAGAAGCACGGCCCGGTCGCGCTGCTCCACTTCGACGCGCACCTGGACACCTGGGACACCTACTTCGGCGCCGAGTACACCCACGGCACTCCGTTCCGCCGCGCCGTCGAGGAGGGCATCCTCGACACCGAGGCGCTCTCGCACGTCGGCACGCGCGGCCCGCTGTACGGCAAGCAGGACCTCGACGACGACGCCAAGATGGGCTTCGGCATCGTGACCTCCGCCGACGTCTACCGCCGCGGCGCCGACGAGGTCGCCGACCAGCTGCGCCAGCGCATCGGCGACCGGCCGCTGTACATCTCCATCGACATCGACGTGCTCGACCCGGCGCACGCGCCCGGCACCGGCACCCCGGAGGCGGGCGGCATGACCTCCCGCGAGCTGCTGGAGATCATCCGCGGTCTGTCCTCCTGCAACCTCGTTTCCGCCGACGTCGTCGAGGTCGCCCCGGCGTACGATCACGCCGAGATCACCTCGGTCGCGGCCTCGCACACCGCGTACGAGCTGACCACGATCATGTCGCGACAGATCGCGCAGGCGAAGGGCAAGTAA
- a CDS encoding PucR family transcriptional regulator: MPAPPAAPRDPEYGIGPAGEPLTPPVLLTALLGDRELGLRHLAGPATAGVHGVHASEMPDPSPYLLGGELLLTAGAGPADDPDGYVARLAGAGAAALGFGVAPVHEEVPAALADACARHGLPLLEVPPRTPFSAVARAVGRLMAEARTRELRRVTEAQQALAAAAARPDPVPAVLARLAASLGGSVALWPGGRAAGPELPAPAWEALSALLARVGREGGPATATDRAGGHHLAAYALAGRAALGTATPARAPGDHTVASVAAVLLTLLTAERPAGAEAAALTRLLLDGNPAGALTAGPWYAVHARGSGDPRALAAALGTVLLDPHEDGVRLLTDREPEAQPGWRLGVSAPAAPAGLATADAQAGRALERAEATRTALARHTDPGLAGLVGEAEARAHAEALLGPLSPALRETLRGWLAHHGNWDRTAAALGVHRNTVRQRVGRAAELLDRDLDDPDVRMELWFALRVTAG; encoded by the coding sequence ATGCCCGCCCCTCCCGCTGCGCCTCGCGATCCGGAGTACGGCATCGGCCCCGCCGGGGAGCCGCTCACCCCGCCGGTGCTCCTCACCGCGCTGCTCGGGGACCGGGAGCTCGGCCTGCGCCACCTCGCCGGGCCGGCCACCGCCGGGGTGCACGGGGTGCACGCCTCCGAGATGCCCGACCCCTCCCCGTACCTGCTCGGCGGCGAGCTGCTGCTGACCGCCGGGGCGGGCCCCGCCGACGACCCCGACGGGTACGTGGCCCGGCTGGCCGGCGCGGGGGCGGCCGCGCTCGGCTTCGGCGTGGCCCCGGTGCACGAGGAGGTCCCGGCCGCGCTGGCCGACGCCTGCGCCCGGCACGGGCTGCCGCTGCTGGAGGTCCCGCCGCGGACCCCCTTCTCGGCGGTCGCCCGCGCGGTGGGGCGGCTGATGGCGGAGGCCCGGACCCGGGAGCTGCGCCGGGTCACCGAGGCCCAGCAGGCCCTGGCGGCGGCCGCGGCCCGGCCCGACCCGGTCCCGGCGGTGCTGGCCAGGCTCGCGGCCAGCCTGGGCGGGTCGGTCGCCCTGTGGCCGGGCGGCCGGGCGGCGGGCCCGGAGCTCCCTGCTCCGGCCTGGGAGGCCCTGTCCGCGCTGCTGGCCCGGGTCGGCCGCGAGGGCGGGCCCGCCACGGCCACCGACCGGGCGGGCGGACACCACCTGGCCGCCTACGCCCTGGCCGGGCGGGCGGCGCTGGGCACGGCGACCCCGGCCCGCGCCCCCGGCGACCACACCGTGGCATCGGTGGCCGCCGTGCTGCTGACCCTGCTCACGGCCGAGCGGCCGGCCGGGGCCGAGGCGGCGGCCCTGACCCGGCTGCTGCTCGACGGGAATCCGGCCGGGGCCCTGACGGCCGGCCCCTGGTACGCCGTCCACGCCCGCGGGTCGGGGGATCCGCGGGCCCTGGCGGCCGCCCTGGGCACCGTACTGCTGGACCCGCACGAGGACGGCGTACGGCTGCTCACCGACCGGGAGCCCGAGGCGCAGCCCGGCTGGCGGCTCGGGGTGAGCGCCCCGGCCGCGCCCGCCGGGCTGGCCACGGCGGACGCCCAGGCCGGGCGGGCGCTGGAGCGCGCGGAGGCGACCCGTACCGCGCTGGCCCGCCACACCGACCCCGGCCTCGCGGGCCTGGTCGGCGAGGCCGAGGCCCGCGCCCATGCGGAGGCCCTGCTGGGGCCGCTCTCCCCCGCTCTGCGGGAGACCCTGCGCGGCTGGCTGGCCCACCACGGCAACTGGGACCGCACGGCGGCCGCCCTCGGCGTCCACCGCAACACCGTCCGCCAGCGCGTCGGCCGCGCCGCCGAACTGCTGGACCGGGACCTGGACGACCCGGACGTCCGGATGGAGCTGTGGTTCGCGCTGCGCGTCACCGCGGGGTGA
- a CDS encoding acyl-CoA dehydrogenase family protein, translated as MRRTVFNEDHEAFRETIRAFIEAEVVPVYDEWFAAGQAPRDFYYKLGELGVFGINVPEEFGGAGLDTHKFEAVLYEETSRAGVNFGGSGVHVLLALPYIKMLADTEQKKRFLPKFVSGEEMWALAMTEPGTGSDVAGMKTTAKLSEDGTHYVLNGSKTFITGGVHADRVIVCARTSAPSAEDRRFGISLFAVDTKSEGYSIGRKLDKLGLKTSDTAELAFVDVKVPVEDLMGEEGKGFYYLGHNLASERWGIAFGAYAQAAAAVRFAQQYVTERTVFGKPVAHFQNTKFELAACQAEVDAAQAVADRALEALDAGELTPAEAASAKLFCTEVAHRVIDRCLQLHGGYGYMNEYPIARLYADNRVNRIYGGTSEIMKSIIAKSMGL; from the coding sequence GTGCGCCGTACCGTTTTCAACGAGGACCACGAGGCATTCCGCGAGACCATCCGCGCCTTCATCGAGGCCGAGGTCGTCCCGGTCTACGACGAGTGGTTCGCAGCCGGTCAGGCGCCGCGCGACTTCTACTACAAGCTCGGCGAGCTGGGCGTCTTCGGCATCAACGTGCCCGAGGAGTTCGGCGGCGCGGGCCTGGACACCCACAAGTTCGAGGCCGTCCTCTACGAAGAGACCTCGCGCGCGGGCGTCAACTTCGGCGGCTCCGGCGTGCACGTGCTGCTCGCCCTCCCCTACATCAAGATGCTGGCCGACACCGAGCAGAAGAAGCGCTTCCTGCCGAAGTTCGTCTCCGGCGAGGAGATGTGGGCTCTGGCGATGACCGAGCCGGGCACCGGCTCCGACGTCGCGGGCATGAAGACCACCGCCAAGCTCTCCGAGGACGGCACGCACTACGTCCTCAACGGCTCCAAGACCTTCATCACCGGTGGCGTCCACGCCGACCGCGTGATCGTCTGCGCCCGTACCTCCGCCCCGTCGGCCGAGGACCGCCGCTTCGGCATCTCCCTCTTCGCCGTGGACACCAAGTCCGAGGGCTACTCCATCGGCCGCAAGCTCGACAAGCTGGGCCTGAAGACCTCCGACACCGCCGAGCTGGCGTTCGTCGACGTCAAGGTCCCGGTCGAGGACCTGATGGGCGAGGAGGGCAAGGGCTTCTACTACCTCGGCCACAACCTGGCCTCCGAGCGCTGGGGCATCGCCTTCGGCGCGTACGCCCAGGCCGCCGCGGCCGTCCGGTTCGCCCAGCAGTACGTCACGGAGCGCACCGTCTTCGGCAAGCCCGTCGCGCACTTCCAGAACACCAAGTTCGAACTGGCCGCCTGCCAGGCCGAGGTGGACGCCGCGCAGGCCGTCGCCGACCGCGCCCTGGAGGCCCTGGACGCCGGCGAGCTGACCCCGGCCGAGGCCGCCTCCGCCAAGCTGTTCTGCACCGAGGTCGCGCACCGCGTCATCGACCGCTGCCTCCAGCTGCACGGCGGCTACGGCTACATGAACGAGTACCCGATCGCCCGCCTGTACGCCGACAACCGCGTCAACCGCATCTACGGCGGCACCAGCGAGATCATGAAGTCCATCATCGCCAAGTCCATGGGCCTGTAG